The Candidatus Methylomirabilis lanthanidiphila genome segment CCTGGCCGGAGCGCACCTGGGCCCGACATCCCCCGCACTCGCCATCGGCGCAGCGGTAGTCGACCAGGCGCAGGCCCTGCCGCAGGGCGTACTGCAGGATCGGCTCGGTCGCCTCACACTCGATGGTAATGCCCAGCGGTTCAAACCGAACCTTGCGCTTCCTCGTCATCCGCGTCTGCTCCTGGGGGGCCGTCCCGCCTTGTGGCCGGTCGCCGGACGCGTCGGAGCGCTCACCCCTGCTGCTCACCTGGCAACCCTTGAGCCAGATGGGGGACTCATACGGCCTTCGTCTCGGCCGCCTTCCGGCCGTGACGGACGCTATTGTCATGAGAGGCCGCCGCTGCACCAGCACCCGACCCTTGCGCAAATATCGATTCGTCCGGCCACTGCACGGGGATCTTGAACCCGATATACCGCTCAATGGCGTCGAGCGACAGCACATATTCCTCGTCGGCCAAGCTGATCGCCTTACCGGCCGCCCCAGCCCGCGCTGTCCGGCCGATCCGATGAACGTAGTCTTCCGGATCTTGCGGGAGGTCGTAGTTGATTACGTGACTGACTGCCTCGACATGCAGCCCGCGCGAGGCGACATCGGTGGCCACCAGGATCGGCAGCGTGCCCGCTTTGAACTGGGCGATAATTCGAAGGCGCTTACGTTGATCGATACTACCGCTGATCAAATCGGCCATAAGCCCGCACCGAACCAGCTTGGCAGTGAGTCGCTCGGCGCCCTGCCTGGTATTCGAGAAGATGAGGATCCGTTGCCAGGATTCGTGATGAAGCAGCCAGCGCAGCAGCCGAAATTTCTCCTGCTTCTCCACGTGAAAGAGTACGTGTTCAACCTTGTCCACCGTGACCTGCTCGGGGGAGATGGCGACTTTAGTCGGGTTATTCATAAACTCATACGACAGCTCCATCTCTCGAAAGGACAGCGTCGCCGAGAAGAGGAGTGATTGACGCTTATGGTAAGGGGGAAGCCGCCTGAGCAGGAAGCGAAGATCTTTAATGAAGCCCATGTCAAACATCCGGTCGGCTTCGTCCACAACCAGGACCTCGACTTGTGAGAGCTCGTAGACCCCCTGCTTCAAGTAATCGATGAGCCGTCCCGGCGTCCCGATCAGGATGTCGACATTCTGCTGGAGTGCGTCCCGCTGCTTCTGGTAGTCGACTCCCCCATAGACGGCGAGCCGCGTAAGGCCGGTGAACCCACCCAGCAGTTCCACATCCCACAGAATCTGCACAGCCAGCTCGCGTGTGGGGGCCAGGATCAAGGCGCGGGGCGCGCCAGGAAGTGTCGGACGTTTTGAAGTGAGCAGTCTGACAAAAAGGGGGATCAGGAAGGCCGCCGTCTTGCCGCTTCCGGTCTGGGCTTGTCCTGCAACGTCCTTCGCCGCCAAGGCGAGCGGCAGCGTCTCGGCCTGAATCGGCGTACACCGGGTAAAGCCGGCCGCCTCGATCCCCTTGCAGATCGACTCGGGCAGCGAGAAGGCGTCAAAGGTCTTCATGCGCCGCCCCCGCGTACGTCGGTTTCAGCAAGTTGCCCCGCAGGGCGCGCGCCGGTCAGTCGGTTGTGTCTTGCAGAGGTGTGCATATTTGTCACTATTATGCCTTTCATAATGGGGATTGACAAGGTAAATCGGTTATGGTACAAAATTTCGATTTCTTCTAAAGCGGCCAGATGCGGTCTTGAAGATCGTACGGAAAGGTAGTCATCCTAGCCTGCCCGTTGATCCCCCCCTCAATGGTCCGCCATCCGGGAAGCGTTGGTTGTAACAGGCGTTTGTCCTAACCCTTTAACTTTTACGGAGGTAACAGTGAAGCTGAGAAACGTCGTGACAGGAATGGTCGTCTTAACTTTGGTATTCCTTGCCGGTTGCGGAGGCGGCGGAGGAAGTGAAGGCAAAGGGGATCCCATCGCCATAGCAGAGCAGTTCATGGATCTGTACTATAAGAAAGGCAACCCCCAGGAGGCGAAGGCGCTGGCGAACACTGAGGTGGCCGAGAAGATTCAGGCGGCTGCGGCTGCCCCTGCAGAGGAAGGGCAGGAGGTCTCCTATCACCTGAAGGAGCAGAGCCGAGAGGGCAAACATTCGTACGTCCTGTTCCAGATGGAGATTAAGAAGAAAGAGGGTGAGCCCGTGTACAAGACGATCTCCCTTTTCGTTGATCTGGTCGATGGCGCCTGGAAGGTGACCCTCTTCGATGAGAGGCTCGAGCCGGGTCCACATCAGGAAACCACAAAGGGCTAGTACAGCCTTGGAACGGGCTGAAGACTGAAGGTCGATAGGCTGAAGGTGGAAGGTGTGAATTACCTCAGTCCTCGGACTTCAGCCTGAACGCTTAGTACAAAAAAGCCCCAGGGGACGTTCCCCTGGGGCTTTTTTCTTCCCTTCAGTCTTCAGTCTACGACCTATCTTAATACATATCACCCATTCCGCCGTGGCCGCCCGGCGGCATAGCGGGCCCCTTCTCCTTTTCCGGAATCTCGGTGATCAGCGCCTCGGTGGTGATCATTAACGAGGCGATGCTCGACGCATTCTGCAGCGCAATCCGAGCCACCTTGGTCGGGTCGATAATCCCGGCCGCCAGCATATCTTCGTATACCTCTGTCTCGGCGTTGAAGCCATACGCGCCGTTGTTCTCCCGAACCTTCTGGACGACAATCGAGCCTTCAACCCCGGCGTTCTCCGCAATCTGACGGATCGGCTCCTCGAGTGCCCGCCGAACGATCTCGCCGCCGACCTTCTCGTCATTCTCGAGCTTCAGCTTTTCAATGACCTTCGATGCGCGGAGGAAGGCCACGCCGCCGCCCGGAATGATGCCCTCTTCGACAGCCGCACGGGTCGCGTTCAGCGCATCCTCAACACGGGCCTTCTTCTCCTTCATGGCGATCTCAGTGGCCGCGCCGACCTTGATCACCGCCACACCGCCGGCGAGCTTGGCCAGCCGCTCCTGGAGCTTCTCCCTATCATAGTCGGAGGTCGTCTCCTCAATCTGAGCGCGGATCTGCTTGATGCGGCCCTCGATCTCCTTCTGGGCGCCGGCCCCCTCGATGATGGTGGTATTTTCTTTATCGATGACCACCTTCTTCGCCTTGCCCAGGTCGTCCAATCGGATATTCTCCAGCTTGATCCCCAGCTCCTCAGAGATCACCTCGCCGCCGGTGAGCACCGCGATGTCCTTCAGCATTTCCTTACGCCGATCGCCAAAGCCCGGCGCCTTGACCGCAGCGCAAGTCAGTGTCCCGCGCAGTTTGTTGACCACCAGGGTAGCCAACGCTTCGCCTTCGACCTCTTCAGCGATCACCAGCAGCGGCTTGCCCATCTTGGCAATCTGCTCAAGCACGGGCAGGAGGTCCTTCAGATTGCTGATCTTCTTTTCGTGAATCAGGATCAGCGGGTTTTCCAACACCCCTTCCATCCGCTCAGGATCGGTCACAAAGTAGGGCGAGCTGTAGCCTCGGTCGAACTGCATTCCCTCAACGACATCGAGGGTCGTCTCCATGCTCTTGGCTTCCTCGACGGTGATGACCCCGTCTTTGCCTACCTTCTCCATGGCATCGGCAATCAGATCGCCGATCGTCCTGTCGTTGTTGGCCGAGATCGTGGCAACCTGAGAGATCTCCTTCTTCCCCTTGGTCGGCTTGGAGATTTTCTTCAGCTCGTCTATGACGCCCTCAACGGCCTTCTCGATCCCTCGCTTCAACGCCATCGGGTTCGCGCCGGCCGTCACGTTTCTGATCCCCTCCCGGAAGATCGACTGGGCCAGCACGGTAGCGGTGGTGGTGCCGTCTCCGGCCACGTCGGAGGTCTTACTCGCCACCTCCTTCACCATCTGGGCGCCCATATTCTCAAAGTTATCTTCCAGCTCGATCTCTTTAGCCACGGTGACCCCGTCCTTCGTGATATTCGGGGCGCCGAACTTCTTGTCGATCACGACGTTGCGCCCCTTGGGGCCCAGCGTGACCTTCACGGCTGTGGCAAGGACGTCCACACCCTTCTGAATCTTTCGCCTTGCCTCCTCATCAAACAGTAGTTGCTTTGCTGGCATATCAGCTTTCCTCCTCAACCTGCGTCAGTGTTTGACTACAAAATGACGTTCACTCCGTCAACGTCCCGCAAACCGACTATTGCAGGACGCACAGGACGTCTTCCTCCCGCATGATCAGAAATTCCTCGTCGTCAAGTTTCACCTCCGAACCGGAGTACTTTCCGAAGAGGATCTTGTCGCCGACCTTCACATCCATCGGCTGTCGCTTCCCATCATCGCCGACCTTGCCCGGCCCGACGGCAATGACCTCGCCTTCTTGGGGTTTCTCCTTCGCACTATCGGGAATGATGATCCCGCCCTTCTTGGTTTCCCTCTCTTCCAGGCGCTTCACGAGGATTCGGTCGTGCAACGGTTTTACCTTCACGATCGCTTACTCCTTTCTTCGCGGAGCAGATATGCTCCAGCAACTCCCCGCCCACGCGATATACGCAGGCAGGCGCTACGGTTTCACCTCACGCATCACACCACGAACAGTTCGGCAGCCGCAATACTGTTAGCACTCTCTTGTCTAGAGTGCTAATAACTATAAGCGGCCAGGCGATTACTCGCAAGGATAATTATCGGGACACGTGTTCGAAAAACGCGGGATATAGCGTATTTCAGGATATTATTCGTCCATTATGCCGTTTTTCACTAATATGCTCATACGTCCTTTGTTATGATCCTGCTTCAAGGTCAACGTTTAGTGTTCAACGTTCAAGGTTCAAGGTTGGACTGTGAACATTGAACTCGGCTTCTAACCACCACTTCTTTCGACTGATAATGATCTTGACAGCATTCAGTTCGGGTACCTATACTGCTTCAACGAGGGACAAGTGCGACAAAATGATTACTATTGTTGCCGTTTATGGCGCGGTATTTAGTAAATGCTGACGTAGGCAAGGA includes the following:
- a CDS encoding RNA helicase; its protein translation is MKTFDAFSLPESICKGIEAAGFTRCTPIQAETLPLALAAKDVAGQAQTGSGKTAAFLIPLFVRLLTSKRPTLPGAPRALILAPTRELAVQILWDVELLGGFTGLTRLAVYGGVDYQKQRDALQQNVDILIGTPGRLIDYLKQGVYELSQVEVLVVDEADRMFDMGFIKDLRFLLRRLPPYHKRQSLLFSATLSFREMELSYEFMNNPTKVAISPEQVTVDKVEHVLFHVEKQEKFRLLRWLLHHESWQRILIFSNTRQGAERLTAKLVRCGLMADLISGSIDQRKRLRIIAQFKAGTLPILVATDVASRGLHVEAVSHVINYDLPQDPEDYVHRIGRTARAGAAGKAISLADEEYVLSLDAIERYIGFKIPVQWPDESIFAQGSGAGAAAASHDNSVRHGRKAAETKAV
- a CDS encoding molecular chaperone GroES, encoding MKVKPLHDRILVKRLEERETKKGGIIIPDSAKEKPQEGEVIAVGPGKVGDDGKRQPMDVKVGDKILFGKYSGSEVKLDDEEFLIMREEDVLCVLQ
- the groEL gene encoding molecular chaperone GroEL, whose protein sequence is MPAKQLLFDEEARRKIQKGVDVLATAVKVTLGPKGRNVVIDKKFGAPNITKDGVTVAKEIELEDNFENMGAQMVKEVASKTSDVAGDGTTTATVLAQSIFREGIRNVTAGANPMALKRGIEKAVEGVIDELKKISKPTKGKKEISQVATISANNDRTIGDLIADAMEKVGKDGVITVEEAKSMETTLDVVEGMQFDRGYSSPYFVTDPERMEGVLENPLILIHEKKISNLKDLLPVLEQIAKMGKPLLVIAEEVEGEALATLVVNKLRGTLTCAAVKAPGFGDRRKEMLKDIAVLTGGEVISEELGIKLENIRLDDLGKAKKVVIDKENTTIIEGAGAQKEIEGRIKQIRAQIEETTSDYDREKLQERLAKLAGGVAVIKVGAATEIAMKEKKARVEDALNATRAAVEEGIIPGGGVAFLRASKVIEKLKLENDEKVGGEIVRRALEEPIRQIAENAGVEGSIVVQKVRENNGAYGFNAETEVYEDMLAAGIIDPTKVARIALQNASSIASLMITTEALITEIPEKEKGPAMPPGGHGGMGDMY
- the mphP_2 gene encoding Phenol hydroxylase P5 protein — encoded protein: MTRKRKVRFEPLGITIECEATEPILQYALRQGLRLVDYRCADGECGGCRAQVRSGQ